From a single Paraburkholderia sp. D15 genomic region:
- a CDS encoding MmgE/PrpD family protein, protein MSAALLDTALARASANNAADDLSLSQRLAAFVAGVADEAIPAKVVQRAKRHLLDTLGAALGGASAAEPRSARAVTAIDGPGRAPVWGTRDTLSPRNAAFVNGVAAHALELDDSGGCDHSGAVVLPAAFAALSCTPRPVSGRAFLSAMVLGYDVGRRVLEACGGYSPHNARGWHSTMSCGVFGAAAASARVFGLDAARTGAALGHAGSFSGGLWGFIHDASQTKRMHTGRAAEGGLLAALLAQHDVSGPTQVFADVWGGFFNAFAPDTHDRAALLHELGDTWKLMRCSIKPHASCRSAHAAVDAMLALIGERPYDPQRVRGVHVRLSEFVGRMCGGRDLRNLASSQMSLPYALAAVLVHGHAGIDAYAEAARRDPRIAAMLECITLETDPAMSDLDEPVITLDLDGEPPRSRQVLTPLGDPLNPLPDADLLSKYRSLATLALEPARADALAEAILDLDNLADARTLLAWLPGDADARPLLR, encoded by the coding sequence ATGAGCGCGGCTCTGCTTGACACCGCGCTGGCGCGTGCGTCCGCGAACAACGCCGCCGACGATCTGTCGTTGTCGCAACGGCTCGCGGCCTTCGTCGCCGGTGTCGCCGACGAAGCGATTCCCGCGAAGGTCGTCCAGCGCGCCAAACGTCATCTGCTCGACACGCTCGGCGCGGCGCTCGGCGGCGCGTCGGCGGCGGAACCGCGCAGCGCGCGGGCGGTGACGGCCATCGACGGTCCCGGTCGCGCGCCGGTCTGGGGGACGCGCGATACGCTCAGTCCGCGCAACGCGGCCTTCGTCAACGGCGTGGCCGCGCATGCGCTCGAACTCGACGACTCCGGCGGCTGCGATCACTCCGGCGCGGTCGTGCTGCCGGCCGCGTTCGCCGCGCTGTCGTGCACGCCGCGTCCGGTATCGGGACGCGCGTTCCTGAGCGCGATGGTGCTCGGCTACGACGTCGGCCGCCGCGTGCTCGAAGCCTGCGGCGGGTACTCGCCGCACAACGCACGCGGCTGGCATTCGACGATGAGCTGCGGCGTCTTCGGCGCGGCCGCCGCGAGCGCGCGCGTGTTCGGGCTCGACGCCGCGCGCACCGGCGCCGCGCTCGGTCACGCGGGCAGTTTCAGCGGCGGCTTGTGGGGCTTCATTCACGACGCGTCGCAAACCAAGCGCATGCACACCGGCCGCGCGGCCGAAGGCGGCCTGCTCGCCGCGCTGCTCGCGCAACACGACGTCAGCGGCCCGACCCAGGTTTTCGCCGACGTTTGGGGCGGCTTCTTCAACGCATTCGCGCCGGACACCCACGATCGCGCCGCGCTGCTGCACGAACTCGGCGACACGTGGAAGCTGATGCGCTGCTCGATCAAACCGCACGCGTCCTGCCGCAGCGCGCACGCCGCGGTCGATGCGATGCTCGCGCTGATCGGCGAACGTCCGTACGATCCGCAACGCGTGCGTGGCGTGCACGTGCGGCTGAGCGAATTCGTCGGGCGGATGTGCGGCGGCCGCGATCTGCGCAACCTCGCGTCGTCGCAGATGAGCTTGCCGTATGCGCTCGCCGCGGTGCTGGTGCACGGTCATGCGGGCATCGATGCGTATGCGGAAGCGGCGCGTCGCGATCCGCGCATCGCCGCGATGCTCGAATGCATCACGCTCGAGACCGACCCGGCGATGTCGGATCTCGACGAGCCGGTGATCACGCTCGATCTCGACGGCGAGCCGCCACGCTCGCGCCAGGTGCTGACGCCGCTCGGCGATCCGCTGAATCCGCTGCCGGATGCCGACCTGTTGTCGAAGTACCGGTCGCTGGCCACGCTGGCGCTCGAACCCGCGAGGGCGGACGCGCTGGCCGAGGCGATCCTCGACCTGGACAATCTCGCCGACGCCCGCACGCTCCTCGCGTGGCTGCCCGGCGACGCGGACGCGCGCCCGCTGCTGCGTTAG
- a CDS encoding ABC transporter substrate-binding protein: MYKHLPRAFLRPLAAGLCALLFNAVAHAQALPEPIAKTHVIKVAVNSIYPPMEYKDPDTGELVGFDIDLGNAIAKQLGVKLEWQESAFEQLLPSLATGRVDMILSGLSDVPGRRDTADFLDYLNSGAQFYVLSSAQGGAIHQAADLCGKAVGTSRSTSFPADTAAWSAQHCAGKAPVTVVGTEDTSSARMQLKQGRIVAGVQGSETLPYAMKLEPNTYKPIGEPFATSPEGIAIAKSNPKLRDAVKAALDRLIANGTYQSIAAKWGLQSSAVQQLTMNGAK; encoded by the coding sequence ATGTACAAGCATCTGCCACGCGCTTTTCTTCGTCCGCTTGCGGCCGGTCTTTGCGCGTTGCTGTTCAACGCGGTTGCGCACGCCCAGGCGTTGCCCGAGCCGATCGCCAAAACCCACGTGATCAAGGTGGCGGTCAACTCGATCTATCCGCCGATGGAATACAAGGACCCGGACACCGGCGAACTGGTGGGCTTCGACATCGATCTCGGCAACGCGATCGCGAAGCAGCTCGGCGTGAAACTGGAGTGGCAGGAGTCGGCGTTCGAGCAGTTGTTGCCGTCGCTCGCCACCGGCCGCGTCGACATGATCCTGAGCGGTCTGAGCGACGTGCCGGGCCGGCGCGATACCGCGGACTTCCTCGACTACCTGAATTCCGGCGCGCAGTTCTACGTGCTCAGCAGCGCCCAGGGCGGTGCGATCCATCAGGCGGCCGACCTGTGCGGCAAGGCGGTCGGCACCAGCCGCAGCACGTCGTTTCCCGCCGATACCGCCGCGTGGAGCGCGCAGCATTGCGCGGGCAAGGCGCCGGTCACGGTGGTGGGCACCGAGGACACCTCGTCGGCGCGCATGCAGTTGAAGCAGGGGCGCATCGTCGCGGGCGTGCAGGGTAGCGAAACGCTGCCGTACGCGATGAAGCTCGAACCGAATACCTACAAACCGATCGGCGAACCGTTCGCGACCTCGCCGGAAGGCATCGCGATCGCGAAGTCGAATCCGAAGCTGCGCGACGCGGTGAAGGCGGCGCTCGACAGGCTGATCGCCAACGGCACGTATCAATCGATCGCGGCGAAGTGGGGCTTGCAGTCGAGCGCGGTGCAGCAACTGACGATGAACGGCGCGAAGTAA
- a CDS encoding LysR substrate-binding domain-containing protein gives MRNRLPPLNPLRAFEAAARRASVAGAAQELHVTASAVSHQIRILEESLGVTLFVRSKARVKLTREGEALLQPVKGAFDMIANAVVKLDSPEVVGNLVVSTPLLFTARWMARHIGEFLDRHPGINLKVIPSNDDREVYSPDVDLCVRYGEGRWRDRHVTMIDHPALFPVVSPALMNGPNAIRKLDDLAGKALFCEHSGSWMRWLAQASADKLEGLRILEIGNAHIGIEAAVHGQGVALGDSFSVRDDLEDGTLVRPFSLTVPSRHAYYLVTPHELSDMPLASAFAAWLNDKVG, from the coding sequence ATGCGAAACCGTTTGCCGCCGCTCAATCCGTTGCGCGCGTTCGAAGCCGCCGCCCGCCGCGCCAGCGTGGCGGGCGCCGCGCAGGAGCTGCACGTGACCGCGAGCGCGGTCAGCCACCAGATCCGCATTCTCGAAGAGAGTCTCGGCGTCACGCTGTTCGTGCGCTCCAAGGCGCGCGTCAAGCTCACGCGCGAGGGCGAGGCGCTGCTGCAGCCGGTCAAGGGCGCGTTCGACATGATCGCCAACGCGGTGGTCAAGCTCGATTCGCCGGAGGTGGTGGGCAACCTCGTGGTGTCCACGCCGCTGCTGTTCACCGCGCGCTGGATGGCGCGCCACATCGGCGAATTCCTCGACCGTCATCCGGGCATCAACCTGAAGGTGATTCCGTCCAACGACGACCGCGAGGTCTACTCGCCCGACGTCGACCTGTGCGTGCGGTACGGCGAAGGCCGCTGGCGCGACCGGCATGTGACGATGATCGATCATCCCGCGCTCTTTCCCGTGGTGAGTCCTGCGTTGATGAACGGCCCCAACGCGATCCGCAAGCTCGACGACCTCGCCGGCAAGGCGCTGTTCTGCGAGCACTCCGGTTCGTGGATGCGCTGGCTCGCCCAGGCGTCGGCGGACAAACTGGAGGGCCTGCGGATTCTCGAAATCGGCAATGCGCACATCGGCATCGAAGCCGCGGTGCACGGCCAGGGCGTGGCGCTCGGCGATAGCTTTTCGGTGCGCGACGATCTCGAGGACGGCACCCTGGTCCGCCCGTTCAGCCTCACCGTGCCGTCGCGGCATGCGTACTACCTGGTGACGCCGCACGAGCTGTCCGACATGCCGCTCGCGTCCGCCTTCGCGGCGTGGCTGAACGACAAGGTGGGTTGA
- the argH gene encoding argininosuccinate lyase, with translation MNISEPIERLWGGRFKSGPSAALKALSRSEPSFFRLAPYDLAGSRAHAQELRRAGILGDDELQRLLAEMDRLQAQFLAGEIGPSDDDEDVHTFLERELTQRLGATGGKLRAGRSRNDQAANDLRLYLRAKARTLSHAVIDLQRALTEQASRHVHSVTAGFTHLQPAQPVVFAHHLLAHAQSIYRDIDRLADWDRRSARSPLGAAALAGSAICLHPELSAVELGYDAPCENSIDAVAARDHVAEFAFVASMLAVNLSRLSEEVILWTSRQFAWVVLDDGYATGSSIMPQKKNSDIAELTRGKAGRLIGNLGGLLATLKSLPLAYNRDLAEDKSAVFDSIDTLELVLPAMAGMIRTMRVDVDEMRRQAPLGFTLATEVADWLALRGVPFSEAHEITGALVRRCEEQGIELAQVSAATLTEVDARLDASVLAHLTLEAAVAARSGFGGTAPARVEEQIARLSAALDRQSAWADDYKGPSW, from the coding sequence ATGAACATTTCCGAACCGATCGAGCGTTTGTGGGGCGGCCGTTTCAAGTCGGGGCCGTCGGCGGCATTGAAGGCGCTGTCGCGCTCGGAGCCGAGCTTTTTCCGCCTCGCGCCGTACGATCTGGCGGGCTCGCGCGCGCATGCCCAGGAACTGCGCCGCGCGGGCATTCTCGGCGACGACGAGCTGCAACGGCTGCTCGCCGAAATGGACCGTCTGCAGGCGCAATTCCTCGCGGGCGAGATCGGCCCGTCGGACGACGACGAAGACGTGCACACGTTTCTCGAACGCGAACTCACGCAGCGTCTCGGCGCCACCGGCGGCAAGCTGCGCGCGGGCCGCTCGCGCAACGACCAGGCGGCCAACGACCTGCGTCTGTATCTGCGTGCGAAAGCGCGTACGCTAAGCCACGCGGTGATCGACCTGCAACGCGCGTTGACGGAGCAGGCGAGCCGGCACGTGCACAGCGTGACGGCCGGCTTCACGCATCTGCAGCCCGCGCAGCCGGTGGTGTTCGCGCATCATCTGCTGGCGCATGCGCAGTCGATCTATCGCGACATCGACCGGCTGGCCGACTGGGACCGTCGCAGCGCCCGCTCGCCGCTGGGCGCGGCGGCGTTGGCCGGCTCGGCGATCTGTCTGCATCCGGAGTTGTCGGCGGTGGAACTGGGTTACGACGCGCCCTGCGAGAATTCGATCGATGCGGTCGCCGCGCGCGATCACGTCGCGGAGTTCGCGTTCGTCGCGAGCATGCTGGCGGTGAATCTGTCGCGGCTCTCGGAGGAAGTGATCCTGTGGACCTCGCGCCAGTTCGCGTGGGTCGTGCTCGACGACGGCTACGCGACCGGCAGTTCGATCATGCCGCAGAAGAAGAACTCGGATATCGCCGAGCTCACGCGCGGCAAGGCGGGGCGTCTGATCGGCAACCTCGGCGGCCTGCTGGCGACGCTGAAGTCGCTGCCGCTCGCGTATAACCGCGATCTCGCCGAAGATAAGAGCGCGGTGTTCGACAGCATCGACACGCTCGAACTGGTGCTGCCGGCCATGGCCGGCATGATCCGCACGATGCGCGTCGATGTCGACGAAATGCGCCGTCAGGCGCCGCTCGGCTTCACGCTCGCGACCGAAGTGGCGGACTGGCTCGCGTTGCGCGGCGTGCCGTTCAGCGAGGCGCACGAGATCACCGGCGCGCTGGTGCGGCGCTGCGAGGAGCAGGGTATCGAACTCGCGCAGGTGTCGGCCGCCACGCTGACGGAAGTGGATGCAAGGCTCGACGCGTCGGTGCTCGCGCATCTGACGCTGGAGGCGGCGGTGGCGGCGCGCAGCGGTTTCGGCGGCACGGCGCCCGCGCGCGTCGAGGAACAGATCGCCCGCCTGAGCGCGGCGCTCGACCGGCAGTCGGCCTGGGCCGACGATTACAAGGGGCCATCATGGTAA
- a CDS encoding amino acid ABC transporter permease: protein MVSMSNTDKPGAAAGRPADAASNPATGAAASAAPAASSGALPDIAHFTHVRRRYWGRYVASAAIIALLGYVALAFAHGQIEWRYVARFLTARSILTGLANTIVMTVLAMALGIALGVITAIMRLSPNPVLQTVAQGYVWLFRGTPVILQLLLWFNLALVFPSMGIPGLFELRTVDVMTPFLAALLGLGINQGAYTSEVVRAGLLSVDTGQYEAAKSIGMPRLQALRRVILPQAMRVIVPPIGNELVGMVKLTSLASVIQYAEMLHNAENIYYANARVIELLMVAGIWYLVVVTVLSFLQSRVERHYARGAGRASGRQ, encoded by the coding sequence ATGGTAAGCATGTCCAACACCGACAAGCCTGGCGCGGCAGCGGGCAGGCCAGCCGACGCAGCGTCGAACCCGGCCACGGGCGCGGCCGCCAGCGCGGCGCCCGCCGCCTCGTCCGGCGCGCTCCCCGACATCGCGCACTTCACGCATGTGCGGCGCCGTTACTGGGGGCGCTATGTGGCGTCGGCGGCGATCATCGCGCTGCTCGGCTACGTGGCGCTCGCGTTCGCGCACGGGCAGATCGAATGGCGTTACGTCGCGCGCTTCCTGACCGCGCGTTCGATCCTCACGGGCCTCGCCAACACGATCGTGATGACCGTGCTGGCGATGGCGCTGGGCATCGCGCTCGGCGTGATCACCGCGATCATGCGGCTGTCGCCCAACCCGGTGCTGCAAACGGTCGCGCAAGGTTACGTGTGGCTGTTCCGCGGCACCCCGGTGATCCTGCAACTGCTGCTGTGGTTCAACCTCGCGCTGGTGTTTCCGTCGATGGGCATTCCCGGTCTGTTCGAACTGCGCACCGTCGACGTGATGACGCCGTTCCTCGCCGCGCTGCTCGGGCTCGGCATCAATCAGGGGGCGTACACGTCGGAGGTGGTGCGCGCGGGGCTGCTGTCGGTGGATACCGGCCAGTACGAGGCGGCCAAGTCGATCGGCATGCCGCGTCTGCAGGCGCTGCGCCGCGTGATCCTGCCGCAGGCGATGCGGGTGATCGTGCCGCCCATCGGCAACGAACTGGTGGGCATGGTCAAGCTGACCTCGCTCGCGAGCGTGATCCAGTACGCGGAGATGCTGCACAACGCGGAGAACATCTATTACGCGAACGCCCGGGTGATCGAACTGCTGATGGTCGCGGGCATCTGGTATCTGGTCGTGGTGACGGTGCTGTCCTTCCTGCAGTCGCGGGTGGAGCGCCACTACGCACGCGGCGCGGGACGCGCGTCGGGCCGGCAATGA
- a CDS encoding amino acid ABC transporter ATP-binding protein: protein MNTIVRAVDVRKSYGEFKALQGITLDVEKGEVLCVIGPSGSGKSTFLRCINQLEKINEGALWVNGELAGYRQAGNRLYELSERQIARQRLATSMVFQRFNLFPHKTALENVIEGPVQVLKRRRAQAEEEARALLERVGLGHKCDAFPVELSGGQQQRVAIARALAMHPQLMLFDEPTSALDPELVGEVLAVMRDLAQSGMTMIVVTHELGFAREVANRVVFMDQGQVVETGSPDQVLGQPRHKRTQDFISAVLS, encoded by the coding sequence ATGAACACAATCGTTCGCGCAGTGGACGTACGCAAGTCGTACGGCGAATTCAAGGCGCTGCAGGGCATCACGCTGGATGTCGAGAAGGGCGAGGTGCTGTGCGTGATCGGGCCGTCGGGCTCGGGCAAGAGCACGTTCCTGCGCTGCATCAACCAGCTGGAAAAGATCAACGAAGGCGCGCTGTGGGTGAACGGCGAACTGGCCGGCTACCGGCAGGCGGGCAACCGTCTGTATGAACTTTCGGAGCGGCAGATCGCGCGGCAGCGTCTGGCGACCAGCATGGTGTTCCAGCGCTTCAACCTGTTTCCGCACAAGACCGCGCTGGAAAACGTGATCGAAGGGCCGGTGCAGGTGCTCAAGCGGCGCCGCGCGCAAGCCGAGGAAGAAGCGCGCGCGTTGCTCGAGCGCGTCGGGCTCGGTCACAAGTGCGATGCCTTCCCGGTCGAACTGTCCGGCGGCCAGCAGCAACGCGTGGCGATTGCGCGGGCACTGGCCATGCATCCGCAGTTGATGCTGTTCGACGAGCCGACCTCGGCGCTCGATCCGGAGCTGGTGGGCGAAGTGCTGGCCGTCATGCGCGATCTCGCGCAGAGCGGCATGACGATGATCGTGGTCACGCACGAACTGGGCTTCGCGCGCGAGGTGGCCAACCGCGTGGTCTTCATGGATCAGGGGCAGGTGGTGGAAACCGGCTCGCCCGATCAGGTGCTCGGCCAGCCGCGACACAAGCGCACGCAGGACTTCATTTCGGCGGTGCTGTCCTGA
- a CDS encoding ABC transporter substrate-binding protein, translated as MNTSRCMRALLALVVGVAALHAPSSNAQTGAAALGKSTLSAAIVPNYPPFEYKDPATDKLMGFDVDLGEALAAKLGVKLEWQETNFDQMMSALTTHRVDVILSGMTDLPARRGAINFLDYITTGPQFYTAKARAGEFPNMEALCGKVVGTSRRTSFPNDIANWSNEHCVKAGKPAVKVVGTDGSSDARMQLRQNRIDAAVQGGETLPYQNSIEQNAYAPIGQPFLSQYTAIGMSKDNPKLNAALTQAFNQLVADGTYQKILAKWGLQQHAVTKAQINAGT; from the coding sequence ATGAACACATCCCGTTGTATGCGTGCGCTGCTCGCGCTTGTGGTGGGCGTCGCCGCACTGCACGCGCCGTCGTCGAATGCGCAAACCGGCGCGGCGGCATTGGGCAAGAGCACGTTGAGCGCCGCGATCGTGCCGAACTATCCGCCGTTCGAGTACAAGGACCCGGCCACCGACAAGCTGATGGGCTTCGACGTCGATCTCGGCGAAGCGCTCGCGGCGAAACTCGGCGTGAAGCTGGAGTGGCAGGAAACCAACTTCGACCAGATGATGAGCGCGCTGACCACGCACCGCGTCGACGTGATTCTGTCGGGCATGACCGATCTGCCGGCGCGCCGCGGTGCGATCAACTTCCTCGACTACATCACGACCGGGCCGCAGTTCTATACCGCGAAGGCGCGCGCGGGCGAGTTTCCGAACATGGAGGCGCTGTGCGGCAAGGTGGTCGGCACGAGCCGCCGCACCTCGTTTCCGAACGACATCGCGAACTGGAGCAACGAGCACTGCGTGAAGGCCGGCAAGCCGGCGGTGAAGGTGGTGGGCACGGACGGCTCGTCGGATGCGCGCATGCAGTTGCGGCAGAACCGCATCGACGCGGCGGTGCAGGGCGGCGAGACCTTGCCGTACCAGAACTCGATCGAGCAGAACGCGTATGCGCCGATCGGTCAGCCGTTCCTGTCGCAATACACGGCGATCGGCATGTCGAAGGACAACCCGAAGCTGAATGCCGCGCTGACCCAGGCGTTCAATCAACTGGTGGCCGACGGCACATACCAGAAGATTCTCGCGAAGTGGGGTTTGCAGCAGCACGCGGTGACCAAGGCGCAGATCAACGCGGGGACTTGA
- a CDS encoding LysR family transcriptional regulator — MSEFTLHDLQCFDAVVTQGGFQPAADTLHRSHPAVFAAVARLESQLGLTLLDRGGYRVGLTDAGRSFHTRAQALLRELEGLRHHAAQLAIGEESELTVVIGDLCPRPEILALLARFFKHCPDTRLHLHFEAISGPLERLKDGDADVILHWIDKTDPALEWIDLCKVRFIPVIAPGLLPEPLPRAIKPEHMRPFTQCVMRDTARHSSAGNYFTIEGAHQCTVADQAMKKEVILQGLGWGHLPDYLIGKELRSGKLTSIAGRYLPGRIEEVVAARRGDRSHGPVAERLWTYLREQAPQFRRKGEAKPGARRR; from the coding sequence ATGAGCGAATTCACGTTACACGACCTGCAATGCTTCGATGCGGTCGTCACGCAAGGCGGCTTCCAGCCGGCGGCGGACACGCTGCACCGTTCCCACCCTGCCGTTTTCGCGGCCGTGGCCCGACTGGAAAGCCAGTTGGGATTGACGCTGCTCGATCGCGGCGGCTATCGGGTCGGCCTGACCGATGCGGGCCGATCGTTCCATACGCGCGCACAGGCGCTGCTCCGGGAACTGGAGGGTTTGCGGCACCACGCCGCGCAACTGGCCATCGGCGAGGAAAGCGAGTTGACCGTCGTGATCGGCGATCTGTGCCCGCGTCCGGAAATACTTGCGCTGCTCGCGCGCTTCTTCAAGCACTGTCCGGACACGCGATTGCATCTGCATTTCGAGGCGATCTCCGGGCCGCTGGAGCGCCTGAAAGACGGCGACGCCGACGTGATCCTGCACTGGATCGACAAGACCGATCCCGCGCTGGAATGGATCGATCTGTGCAAAGTCCGCTTCATTCCGGTGATCGCGCCGGGGCTGCTGCCCGAGCCCTTGCCGCGCGCGATCAAGCCCGAACACATGCGGCCGTTCACCCAATGCGTGATGCGCGACACCGCACGTCATTCATCGGCGGGCAATTACTTCACGATCGAAGGCGCGCATCAATGCACGGTCGCCGATCAGGCGATGAAAAAGGAAGTGATCCTGCAGGGACTCGGCTGGGGACATCTGCCGGATTATCTGATCGGGAAGGAGTTGCGCAGCGGCAAACTGACGTCGATCGCGGGCCGCTATCTGCCGGGGCGTATCGAGGAAGTCGTCGCCGCGCGGCGCGGCGACCGGTCGCATGGTCCGGTGGCCGAACGGCTCTGGACTTATCTGCGGGAACAGGCGCCGCAATTCAGGCGCAAGGGTGAAGCGAAACCCGGCGCGCGCCGCAGGTAA
- a CDS encoding alpha/beta fold hydrolase, with protein sequence MQETFYFTTSDGARIAYRLNGDETRPLLVLSNSIGTTLHMWDAQVEALSRHFRVVRYDARGHGASSVPAGPYTMRRLSEDVIELLDTLGVRRAHFLGLSLGGIVGQWLGVHAPERIDHLILSNTSPFLGPAGRFDASIAAVLQADDMTETAEQFLRNWFPAPMLDTRNAEVARFRDMLLTTNRHGLAGSWAAVQETDLREDIARMTRPTLVIAGQYDTVTAASHSEAIAETIPGAKLLTLPAVHLANVEFPREFVDAVLAFLLAR encoded by the coding sequence ATGCAAGAGACTTTCTATTTCACGACGAGCGACGGCGCGCGTATCGCCTATCGGTTGAATGGCGATGAGACACGGCCGCTGCTCGTGTTGTCCAATTCGATCGGCACGACCTTGCACATGTGGGACGCGCAGGTCGAGGCGCTGTCGCGGCACTTCCGGGTGGTGCGCTACGACGCGCGCGGACACGGCGCGTCGAGCGTGCCGGCGGGGCCCTACACGATGCGGAGATTGAGCGAGGACGTGATCGAACTGCTCGACACGCTAGGGGTTCGGCGTGCGCATTTCCTGGGGTTGTCGTTGGGCGGGATCGTCGGGCAGTGGCTGGGCGTGCATGCGCCGGAACGTATCGATCATCTGATTTTGAGCAATACGTCGCCGTTTCTCGGGCCGGCGGGACGCTTCGACGCATCGATCGCGGCCGTGCTTCAGGCCGACGATATGACGGAAACAGCCGAACAGTTTCTGCGCAACTGGTTTCCCGCGCCGATGCTGGACACGCGCAATGCGGAGGTGGCGCGCTTTCGCGACATGTTGCTGACGACGAACCGGCACGGGTTGGCGGGTTCGTGGGCGGCCGTGCAGGAGACGGATTTGCGCGAGGACATCGCGCGGATGACGCGGCCGACGCTGGTGATCGCGGGGCAGTACGACACGGTGACGGCCGCGAGTCACAGCGAGGCGATTGCGGAAACGATTCCCGGCGCGAAACTGCTGACGCTGCCCGCCGTCCATCTGGCGAACGTCGAGTTTCCGCGGGAATTCGTCGATGCGGTGCTGGCGTTTCTGCTCGCGCGCTAG
- a CDS encoding GNAT family N-acetyltransferase has product MIHHLYRLANGQLERYPEFHDMHGWPDGEPEHYTPLLLDCFDRGGWCAGLFDSERLIGAGIVDSRPLGPNADMLQLKFLHVSCAYRGRGAGLQLYRAAQAHAQQSGARRLYVSATPSERTVDFYLALGFVLTTQPDPQLFALEPEDIHMESPELGR; this is encoded by the coding sequence GTGATCCACCATCTCTACCGCCTCGCCAACGGTCAACTTGAACGCTATCCCGAGTTTCACGACATGCACGGCTGGCCTGACGGCGAACCCGAGCATTACACGCCGCTGCTGCTCGACTGCTTCGATCGCGGCGGATGGTGCGCGGGACTCTTCGACAGTGAACGCCTGATTGGCGCGGGGATCGTCGATAGCCGTCCGCTTGGCCCGAACGCCGACATGCTGCAACTGAAGTTCCTGCACGTCAGTTGCGCGTATCGCGGGCGCGGCGCGGGCCTTCAGCTCTATCGCGCCGCGCAGGCGCATGCACAACAGTCCGGCGCACGTCGCCTGTACGTGTCAGCGACGCCTTCGGAACGCACCGTCGATTTCTATCTGGCGCTCGGCTTTGTCCTGACCACGCAGCCCGACCCGCAACTGTTCGCGCTGGAGCCCGAAGACATTCACATGGAAAGTCCCGAGCTGGGTCGCTAG
- a CDS encoding STM2901 family protein, with protein sequence MSNKYSFGGHHDLTPAELFFFVAVQETCEQVGIDDIEAVILILAGWPMLPTRQKFGGATKGTSVASVMSRSLFRYELKRAVLPTITLQSIKSFRIILTRRLGVFIGRAIPGVGWVLLARDVFKIVTNTVFKYNRMVKTEDKVL encoded by the coding sequence ATGAGCAATAAGTATTCTTTCGGGGGGCATCACGATCTGACGCCGGCTGAACTGTTCTTTTTCGTCGCAGTGCAAGAGACCTGCGAGCAGGTGGGTATAGATGACATCGAAGCCGTTATTCTGATTCTCGCCGGATGGCCCATGCTGCCCACCAGGCAAAAATTTGGTGGGGCGACGAAGGGTACATCTGTTGCATCTGTGATGTCTCGCTCGTTGTTTCGCTATGAACTTAAGCGCGCAGTTTTGCCGACGATCACTCTTCAGAGCATCAAATCGTTTCGGATCATTCTGACTCGCCGGCTAGGCGTGTTTATTGGTCGAGCTATCCCTGGCGTTGGCTGGGTACTGCTTGCACGCGACGTATTCAAAATCGTGACTAACACTGTGTTCAAATACAATCGCATGGTCAAAACCGAAGACAAAGTTTTATGA
- a CDS encoding DUF1493 family protein, protein MTDSLWDELERFVRREAGLGENKRLSPTTRLVEDLGQTGDDASEFMVRYFEHFDVAGGDFDFHRYFLMEGEGLLFSLFRRVVFRQPQRLVREPITLGMLHQALEDKHWDSGRLGLIRL, encoded by the coding sequence ATGACCGATTCGTTGTGGGATGAGTTGGAGCGTTTCGTCCGGAGAGAGGCCGGGTTAGGCGAGAACAAGCGGCTGTCCCCGACAACCCGGCTCGTGGAAGATCTGGGCCAAACGGGCGATGACGCAAGCGAATTCATGGTCCGGTACTTTGAGCATTTCGACGTTGCGGGTGGCGATTTCGATTTCCACCGCTACTTCTTGATGGAGGGAGAAGGGCTGCTTTTTTCGCTCTTTCGGCGCGTGGTTTTTCGCCAACCTCAGCGCCTCGTCCGCGAGCCGATCACGTTGGGCATGCTTCACCAGGCACTCGAGGACAAGCATTGGGATTCAGGCCGACTCGGCTTGATTCGTCTGTGA